From the genome of Malus sylvestris chromosome 6, drMalSylv7.2, whole genome shotgun sequence, one region includes:
- the LOC126625430 gene encoding uncharacterized protein LOC126625430, whose protein sequence is MGDLQVVGGIKKLNNKNYNTWATCMESYLQGQDLWDVVGSNEVTQPEEDSSGALRKWKIKAGKAMFTLKTTVEDDMLKHIRKAKTPKEAWDTFATLFSKRNDTRLQLLENELLSVAQRDMTIAEYFHKVKSICHEISELDPSAAIVESRIKRIIIHGLRPEYRGFVAAVQGWPTQPSLVEFENLLADQEALAKQMGEVSSRGEEEALYTKSKGNFK, encoded by the coding sequence ATGGGAGATCTTCAAGTTGTTGGAGGAATCAAGAAgttgaacaacaaaaattacaacacATGGGCAACATGTATGGAGTCTTACCTACAAGGCCAAGATCTTTGGGATGTCGTCGGCAGTAATGAAGTTACGCAGCCAGAAGAAGACAGCAGTGGCGCTCTGCGGAAGTGGAAGATCAAGGCAGGGAAAGCCATGTTCACCCTAAAAACCACAGTCGAGGATGACATGTTGAAGCACATACGGAAGGCCAAGACACCAAAAGAAGCATGGGACACCTTCGCCACACTCTTTTCAAAGAGGAACGATACAAGACTCCAGCTTCTTGAGAATGAGCTGTTATCGGTGGCCCAACGAGACATGACGATTGCCGAATATTTCCATAAGGTAAAGTCTATTTGCCATGAAATTTCTGAATTAGATCCTAGTGCTGCCATTGTAGAATCCAGgataaaaagaataattatCCATGGATTGAGACCCGAATATCGAGGCTTCGTTGCTGCTGTACAAGGATGGCCGACCCAACCATCACTTGTTGAGTTTGAGAATTTGCTTGCCGATCAAGAAGCTTTGGCAAAGCAAATGGGAGAGGTCTCGTCAAGAGGTGAGGAGGAAGCACTCTACACCAAAAGTAAAGGCAACTTTAAGTAG